One genomic region from Clostridium saccharobutylicum DSM 13864 encodes:
- a CDS encoding DeoR/GlpR family DNA-binding transcription regulator — MSKKLQRTNKIIEILKEKNGASVKELALTLGVSEMTIRRDLDVLKSNNIVNNVYGATIYNPSNNIQKLDNLYDITDEVVINEDKKSKIGKAAASLIEPDDLIIIDTGTTTEKLAQNISDDINLTALFYNTNILIALKSKKNINLIFSGGYFHTNTQMFESPEGISIIEKTRAAKAFISAAGIHNQLGVTCSNNYEVATKRAIINSSVEKILLVDSQKFDIVKSSYFADLSEFTTIITDSELSQEWIQHLKNLNIRLIIA, encoded by the coding sequence ATGAGTAAAAAATTGCAACGTACAAATAAAATTATAGAAATCTTAAAAGAGAAAAATGGTGCCTCGGTTAAAGAATTAGCACTTACATTAGGGGTATCTGAAATGACAATACGAAGAGACTTAGATGTTTTAAAGTCTAACAATATTGTTAATAATGTTTATGGTGCAACAATTTATAATCCATCAAATAATATTCAAAAATTAGATAACTTATATGATATTACAGATGAAGTTGTAATAAATGAAGATAAAAAATCAAAAATAGGTAAAGCTGCCGCAAGTTTAATAGAACCTGATGATCTTATTATTATTGATACAGGTACTACAACTGAGAAACTGGCTCAAAATATTAGTGATGATATAAATCTAACTGCATTATTCTATAATACTAATATTTTAATTGCCTTAAAAAGTAAAAAAAATATTAATTTAATTTTTTCTGGCGGATACTTTCATACTAACACACAAATGTTTGAAAGCCCTGAAGGAATTTCAATTATTGAAAAAACAAGAGCTGCAAAAGCCTTTATATCTGCTGCTGGAATCCACAATCAATTAGGCGTTACTTGTTCTAATAATTATGAAGTAGCAACAAAACGTGCAATAATAAACTCCTCTGTTGAAAAAATTCTTTTAGTTGATTCTCAAAAATTTGATATAGTCAAATCTTCATATTTTGCTGATTTAAGTGAATTCACTACTATTATTACTGATAGTGAGCTTTCACAAGAATGGATTCAACATCTAAAAAACTTAAATATTCGTTTAATTATTGCTTAA
- a CDS encoding methyl-accepting chemotaxis protein, with product MLNKLCENDEINIIYNAVSYMEAVFEGEISYAITDREKYLYSKCCDDLILNAKKGDRIPEDGAVIAAMRSEKTIIKIVPEYVYGKEFKSFAIPIKDDDSVVGVFVVGKSLSKKNAVTKITKTLIESLDQISSGISEVSDGVQNLANMNEEVLKDTNQANETAKDTDEVVQFIKSISSQTNMLGLNAAIEAARAGEAGRGFNVVAQEIRKLSNSSSESIKKIESVIRDISTSITNINHKFDSANVISQSQSAALQHITASIMELNATSKILGELADKL from the coding sequence ATGCTAAACAAACTTTGTGAAAATGATGAAATAAATATAATATATAATGCAGTTTCATATATGGAAGCTGTATTTGAAGGAGAAATATCTTATGCCATAACGGATAGAGAAAAGTATTTATATTCAAAATGTTGTGATGATTTAATTTTAAATGCAAAGAAAGGCGATCGTATACCTGAAGATGGAGCTGTAATTGCTGCAATGAGAAGTGAAAAAACAATAATAAAAATTGTACCGGAATACGTATATGGAAAAGAATTTAAATCATTTGCTATTCCTATAAAAGATGATGATAGTGTTGTTGGAGTTTTTGTTGTAGGAAAAAGTTTAAGTAAGAAAAATGCTGTAACAAAAATTACAAAAACTTTGATAGAGTCATTAGATCAAATATCATCAGGAATAAGTGAAGTTTCAGATGGAGTTCAGAATTTAGCGAATATGAATGAAGAAGTTTTAAAAGATACCAATCAGGCAAATGAAACAGCAAAAGATACTGATGAAGTAGTACAATTTATAAAAAGTATTTCATCGCAAACAAATATGTTAGGATTAAATGCTGCAATTGAGGCAGCAAGAGCTGGAGAGGCTGGAAGAGGATTTAATGTTGTTGCACAGGAGATTAGAAAATTATCAAATTCTTCAAGTGAATCTATAAAGAAAATTGAATCTGTTATAAGAGATATTTCTACATCTATAACTAATATAAACCATAAATTTGATTCAGCAAATGTTATTTCTCAAAGTCAATCTGCAGCGCTACAGCATATAACAGCCTCTATAATGGAATTAAATGCTACCTCAAAAATTCTAGGGGAATTAGCAGATAAATTATAA
- a CDS encoding amidohydrolase, with amino-acid sequence MHLSQEKICSADKIFINGSIYSIDNNNNKYELMAIKDGKIIGLGTNKEINKYVSEKTEIIDLKQKLVLPGFIDAHSYISERNIMKKDSLSLFNSTSIEEYLMLIQNYINCHAENKIIYGGGWNCEFFEDSEAFKGPKKKWLNNINTDKPIVLQGCGNYALWLNDKAFEYFNINKNTKAPIGGKIELDDEGELWGTLKGNATRLVDLGQCVQYDENEYFNGFVKYQNKLHSYGVTTISPINNGQLEMPLEIYKRLEKTNTLKLRISHGFTIMPKEICGRSIYEQLHKIKRDQIIYKTDLFDLSRVKFFADGITEMATAYLFNDYREVFKNSLDHRGLFMWNISEFKEAIKMANRFEFDVCIHAKGDLACKLAIDGIEYSNQNNENHNCRNSLLCIDLITQYYIRRMKLLNINAIIQPFWFYKNPLATKNETLVIGEERVQREYPFKSLVDNGIVTAGASDYNVSEILNPFKAIECATTRNLYTFTSAGFPRKIDMSSPIYRLNPKEKVSIIEAIRTFTINAAYILKREDEIGSLEVGKKADFIVLDKNIFTVHPLDICNIKVLKTYFNGELVYEDISANLQYNM; translated from the coding sequence GTGCATTTAAGTCAAGAAAAAATTTGTAGTGCAGATAAAATTTTTATAAATGGAAGTATATATAGTATTGATAACAATAATAATAAATATGAATTAATGGCAATTAAAGATGGAAAAATAATAGGTTTAGGAACAAACAAAGAAATAAATAAATATGTATCAGAGAAAACAGAAATAATTGATCTAAAGCAAAAATTAGTTTTACCAGGTTTTATAGATGCGCACAGTTATATATCAGAAAGAAATATTATGAAAAAAGATTCGTTATCATTATTTAATTCAACAAGTATAGAAGAATATTTAATGTTAATTCAAAATTATATAAATTGTCATGCTGAAAATAAAATAATTTATGGCGGAGGATGGAATTGTGAATTCTTTGAAGATAGTGAAGCATTTAAGGGACCCAAAAAAAAATGGTTGAATAATATAAATACCGATAAACCAATAGTGTTACAAGGATGTGGAAATTATGCATTATGGTTGAATGATAAGGCATTTGAATATTTTAATATAAACAAAAATACTAAAGCTCCTATTGGAGGAAAGATAGAATTAGATGATGAGGGCGAATTGTGGGGCACTTTAAAAGGGAATGCAACTAGATTAGTTGATTTAGGACAATGTGTGCAATATGATGAAAATGAATATTTTAATGGATTTGTAAAATATCAGAATAAACTTCATTCATATGGAGTTACAACAATAAGCCCGATTAATAATGGACAATTGGAAATGCCACTTGAAATTTATAAAAGATTAGAAAAGACTAATACACTTAAGTTAAGAATAAGCCATGGCTTTACTATTATGCCTAAAGAAATATGTGGGAGATCTATTTATGAACAATTACATAAGATAAAACGAGATCAAATAATTTATAAAACAGATTTATTTGATTTATCGAGAGTTAAATTTTTTGCTGATGGAATTACAGAAATGGCTACAGCTTATTTATTCAATGATTATAGAGAAGTATTTAAGAATTCTTTAGATCATCGCGGATTATTTATGTGGAATATTTCTGAATTTAAGGAAGCTATAAAAATGGCAAATAGATTTGAATTTGATGTTTGTATTCATGCAAAGGGTGATCTTGCATGTAAGTTAGCAATAGATGGAATAGAATATTCAAATCAAAATAATGAAAATCATAATTGTAGAAATTCATTACTTTGTATTGATTTAATAACACAATATTATATAAGAAGAATGAAATTATTAAATATAAATGCAATAATACAACCATTTTGGTTCTATAAAAACCCATTAGCAACTAAAAATGAAACATTAGTTATAGGTGAGGAGAGGGTTCAAAGAGAATATCCATTTAAGTCACTAGTGGATAATGGGATTGTTACTGCAGGAGCTTCAGATTATAATGTTTCAGAAATACTTAATCCATTTAAGGCTATAGAATGTGCAACAACACGAAATTTATATACTTTTACATCTGCTGGATTTCCAAGAAAAATAGACATGAGTTCTCCAATATATAGATTAAATCCAAAAGAAAAAGTATCAATAATTGAAGCCATAAGAACTTTTACTATAAATGCAGCGTATATATTAAAAAGAGAAGATGAAATAGGTAGCTTAGAAGTTGGAAAAAAGGCTGATTTCATTGTTTTAGATAAAAATATATTTACTGTACATCCATTAGACATATGCAATATTAAAGTTCTAAAAACTTATTTTAATGGAGAATTAGTATATGAAGATATTTCAGCTAATTTACAGTATAATATGTAG
- a CDS encoding hemolysin family protein — MTEIINVVIVAILIVINGFFVACEFAMVKIRNSRIETLISEGNIRAKYCRSVKENLNSCLSACQLGITLCSLGLGWMGESTISKLILPVMKILKLSESITHGISIVISFIIITMLEVVIGELVPKALALYNTEKIMLNTSLLLLGFYKLMYPIIYLFNSSTNLFLKPFGYSQAEEIDDPHTGNELRLLLEESYKSGLIDESEQQLVDNAFEFGDKMVREIMIPRTDMICIKKNYSEERIFSIIEETGYTRYPVVEKDKDDILGFVHIKDLYNQKFKQNQINVENILREIIYVPEMTAINKLFEKLKKEKSQIAVVIDEYGGTSGLVTIEDVLEEIVGDIQDEFDKEILDIKQINDNTYIINGRTSINEINEYFDIDIEHNGFDSIGGWLYYKLGANIKVNQSINYKNYKFTVEKLNKLRVENLIVIRINNAIENL, encoded by the coding sequence ATGACGGAAATAATAAATGTAGTAATAGTAGCTATTTTAATAGTTATAAATGGATTTTTTGTAGCATGTGAATTTGCTATGGTAAAGATTCGAAATTCAAGAATAGAAACATTAATATCAGAAGGGAACATTAGAGCAAAATATTGCAGATCTGTGAAAGAAAATTTAAATTCATGTTTATCTGCTTGCCAATTGGGAATAACATTATGTTCACTTGGATTAGGTTGGATGGGTGAATCAACTATATCAAAATTAATATTACCAGTAATGAAAATTTTAAAATTAAGTGAAAGTATTACTCATGGGATATCTATAGTAATATCATTCATTATAATAACAATGTTAGAAGTTGTAATTGGAGAATTGGTTCCAAAAGCATTAGCACTATATAATACGGAAAAGATAATGTTAAATACTTCATTGTTACTTTTAGGATTTTATAAGTTGATGTATCCAATAATATACTTATTTAATTCTAGTACTAATTTATTTCTTAAACCTTTTGGATATTCTCAGGCAGAAGAGATTGATGATCCACATACGGGGAATGAATTACGTTTATTATTAGAAGAAAGTTATAAGAGTGGTTTAATAGACGAATCAGAACAACAACTTGTGGATAATGCATTTGAATTTGGAGATAAAATGGTAAGAGAGATAATGATACCAAGAACTGATATGATTTGCATAAAGAAAAACTATAGTGAAGAGAGAATATTTTCTATAATAGAGGAAACAGGATATACCAGATATCCAGTTGTTGAGAAGGATAAAGATGATATATTAGGTTTTGTTCATATAAAGGATTTGTATAACCAAAAATTTAAACAGAATCAAATTAATGTAGAAAATATATTAAGAGAAATTATATATGTGCCAGAAATGACGGCAATAAATAAGCTGTTTGAAAAGTTAAAAAAAGAAAAATCACAAATAGCAGTGGTAATAGATGAATATGGTGGTACATCAGGATTAGTTACAATTGAAGATGTACTTGAAGAAATTGTTGGTGATATTCAGGATGAGTTTGATAAAGAAATTCTGGATATTAAACAAATAAATGATAATACATATATAATTAATGGACGAACATCCATAAACGAAATTAATGAATATTTTGATATTGATATTGAACATAATGGTTTTGATAGTATAGGTGGATGGTTATATTACAAATTAGGAGCAAATATTAAAGTAAATCAAAGTATCAACTATAAAAACTATAAATTTACAGTTGAAAAACTAAATAAACTAAGAGTTGAAAATTTAATAGTAATAAGAATTAATAATGCAATAGAAAATTTATAA
- a CDS encoding O-acetylhomoserine aminocarboxypropyltransferase/cysteine synthase family protein has protein sequence MSNQERKLKFETLQLHVGQEKPDSATDARAVPIYQTTSYVFRNSAHAAARFGLEDAGNIYGRLTNSTQDVFEKRVAALEGGVAGLAVASGAAAVTYAVQNITRAGDHIVAAKTIYGGTYNLLAHTLASYGVTTTFVDPENLSNFENAINDNTKAIFIESLGNPNSNIIDVDALAEIAHKHKIPLIVDNTFGTPYLFRPIEHGADIVVHSATKFIGGHGTSLGGVIVDSGKFNWIESGKFPQLTEPDSSYHGIKFTEAAGAAAYVTRIRAILLRDTGATISPFNAFILLQGLETLSLRVERHVENTLKVIDFLKNHNKVEKVNHPSLPDSPDNKLYNKYFPNGAGSIFTFEIKGTAKEAQEFIDKLGIFSLLANVADVKSLVIHPASTTHSQLNEEELEEQGIKPNTIRLSIGTEHIDDIIYDLSQAFES, from the coding sequence ATGAGTAATCAAGAAAGAAAGTTAAAATTTGAAACATTACAATTACATGTGGGGCAAGAAAAACCAGATTCAGCAACAGATGCTAGAGCAGTACCAATATATCAGACGACTTCATATGTATTTAGAAACTCAGCACATGCAGCAGCTAGATTTGGGCTAGAAGATGCAGGAAATATATATGGACGTTTAACAAATTCTACTCAGGATGTATTTGAAAAGCGTGTGGCAGCTTTAGAAGGTGGAGTAGCTGGACTTGCTGTTGCATCAGGGGCTGCAGCAGTAACATACGCAGTTCAAAATATAACAAGAGCAGGAGATCATATAGTAGCTGCCAAAACAATATATGGAGGAACATATAATTTATTAGCACACACACTAGCTTCTTATGGAGTAACTACAACATTTGTAGATCCAGAAAATCTATCAAATTTTGAAAATGCAATTAATGATAATACAAAGGCTATATTTATTGAATCATTAGGAAATCCTAATTCAAATATTATAGATGTTGATGCATTAGCAGAAATTGCGCATAAACATAAGATTCCATTAATAGTTGATAATACATTTGGAACACCATATTTATTTAGACCAATTGAACACGGCGCAGATATAGTTGTTCATTCGGCAACTAAGTTTATAGGTGGACATGGAACATCCTTAGGTGGAGTAATTGTAGATTCAGGCAAGTTTAATTGGATAGAATCAGGCAAATTTCCACAATTAACAGAGCCAGATTCAAGCTATCATGGTATTAAATTTACAGAGGCAGCAGGTGCTGCAGCTTATGTGACAAGAATAAGAGCAATTCTTTTACGAGACACTGGCGCAACAATAAGTCCATTTAATGCATTTATATTGTTACAAGGTTTAGAAACTCTTTCTCTTAGAGTAGAACGTCATGTTGAAAATACATTAAAAGTTATAGATTTCTTAAAGAATCATAATAAGGTTGAGAAAGTAAATCATCCATCATTACCTGATAGTCCAGATAACAAACTATATAATAAATATTTCCCAAACGGTGCAGGTTCAATATTTACTTTTGAAATTAAGGGGACTGCAAAAGAAGCACAAGAATTTATTGATAAGTTAGGCATATTTTCACTACTTGCTAATGTAGCTGATGTTAAATCACTAGTAATTCATCCAGCGAGTACAACTCATTCACAATTAAATGAAGAAGAATTAGAAGAACAAGGAATAAAGCCAAATACAATTCGCCTTTCAATAGGAACTGAACATATTGATGACATAATTTATGATTTATCACAGGCATTTGAATCATAA
- the trxA gene encoding thioredoxin, with product MKIVNSTEFKNEIESGIVLVDFFATWCGPCKMLAPVLEGLSSEMEGKAKIIKVDIDQSPDLADQFQISSVPTMIVFKDGQKADMLVGFLPKERIQESILKLI from the coding sequence ATGAAAATAGTTAATAGTACTGAATTTAAAAATGAAATAGAAAGTGGTATTGTACTTGTAGATTTTTTTGCAACTTGGTGTGGACCATGTAAAATGCTAGCACCAGTACTTGAAGGATTGTCAAGTGAAATGGAAGGGAAAGCTAAGATTATAAAAGTAGATATAGATCAAAGTCCAGATTTAGCTGATCAATTTCAAATATCAAGTGTACCAACTATGATTGTTTTTAAAGATGGTCAAAAAGCAGATATGCTGGTAGGCTTTTTACCAAAGGAAAGAATTCAAGAATCTATTTTAAAGTTAATATAA
- a CDS encoding Crp/Fnr family transcriptional regulator, which translates to MKDIIKQLLENELFNGITKEEIEELMQTSKYCIKSYAKGEIIASEDDECNNLGLIIDGIIEIQRIYSSGKYIVLKRLSTSEVFGEVIVFSKKNTYPATVVAVTNCSIFFIKKEDIVTLCAKQEKLLNNFMSLLSNKILMLNRKIKSISLKSVKHKVINFILEQRKVQKSDTIKLKINKEQIASMLGIPRPSLSRELMNLRDMEYIEFDRNTIIILKVEELEEELFD; encoded by the coding sequence ATGAAAGATATAATTAAGCAATTATTAGAAAATGAACTATTTAACGGAATTACTAAAGAAGAGATAGAGGAACTTATGCAAACTAGTAAGTATTGTATAAAATCATATGCAAAGGGAGAAATTATTGCATCTGAGGATGATGAATGTAATAATTTAGGCCTTATTATAGATGGGATAATTGAAATTCAAAGAATATATTCAAGTGGAAAATATATTGTATTAAAAAGGCTAAGTACTAGTGAAGTTTTTGGAGAAGTTATAGTTTTTTCTAAAAAGAATACTTATCCAGCTACAGTTGTCGCTGTAACCAATTGTAGTATATTTTTTATAAAAAAAGAAGATATAGTAACGTTGTGTGCAAAGCAAGAAAAATTATTAAATAATTTTATGTCATTATTAAGTAATAAAATACTTATGCTAAATAGAAAAATAAAAAGTATATCATTAAAAAGTGTAAAACATAAAGTAATTAATTTTATACTGGAGCAAAGAAAAGTACAAAAAAGTGATACGATTAAATTAAAAATAAACAAAGAACAAATTGCATCTATGCTGGGAATTCCAAGACCGTCATTATCAAGAGAACTAATGAATCTTAGAGATATGGAATATATAGAATTTGATAGAAATACAATAATAATTTTAAAGGTTGAAGAGTTAGAAGAGGAACTTTTTGATTAG
- the hcp gene encoding hydroxylamine reductase, producing the protein MENKMFCFQCQEAAGCTGCTIKGVCGKTPELAGLQDLLIYVTRGLSEVATKAREEGIKVSQAINTMVTMNLFTTITNANFDNEIFYGRVKETLDLKEELLAKLNNKDGLSSAALWNATTREEMEVKAKAVGVLSTENEDIRSLRELITYGLKGLSAYMKHANALGYEDENICAFMQKALSLTADNNVTIDEYIALTLETGKVGVDGMALLDKANTESYGNPEITKVNIGVGKNPGILVSGHDLKDIEQLLIQTEGTGVDVYTHSEMLPAHYYPQLKKYSHLVGNYGNAWWKQREEFASFNGPILMTTNCIVPPTDKDEYKDRMYTTGAAGFEGCTHIAADENGKKDFSVIIEQAKKCASPTQIEEGEIIGGFAHNQVLALADKVVEAVKTGAIKKFFVMAGCDGRHKTRSYYTDFAKALPKDTVILTAGCAKYKYNKLDLGDIGGIPRVLDAGQCNDSYSLALIALKLKEVFELEDINELPIAFNIAWYEQKAVIVLLSLLHLGVKNIHLGPTLPAFLSANVANVLVENFGIGGITNVEDDIEMFLK; encoded by the coding sequence ATGGAAAATAAGATGTTTTGTTTTCAATGCCAAGAGGCAGCAGGATGTACAGGTTGTACTATAAAAGGTGTGTGTGGAAAAACTCCAGAACTTGCTGGTTTGCAAGATTTATTAATATATGTAACTAGAGGATTATCAGAAGTAGCTACAAAAGCTAGAGAAGAAGGAATTAAAGTATCACAAGCTATTAATACAATGGTAACAATGAATCTGTTCACTACTATAACTAATGCTAACTTTGATAATGAAATATTCTACGGCAGAGTAAAAGAAACTTTAGATTTAAAAGAAGAATTATTAGCTAAATTAAATAATAAAGATGGCTTAAGTTCAGCTGCTTTATGGAATGCTACTACAAGAGAAGAAATGGAAGTTAAAGCTAAAGCTGTCGGAGTATTATCTACTGAAAATGAAGATATAAGAAGTTTAAGAGAACTTATCACTTATGGATTAAAAGGATTATCAGCATATATGAAACATGCAAATGCATTAGGATATGAAGATGAAAATATATGTGCATTTATGCAAAAAGCATTATCATTAACAGCTGATAATAATGTAACAATAGATGAATATATAGCATTAACTTTAGAAACAGGTAAAGTTGGTGTTGATGGAATGGCATTACTAGATAAAGCTAATACAGAAAGCTATGGTAATCCAGAAATAACTAAAGTTAATATTGGTGTTGGTAAAAATCCAGGAATACTAGTATCAGGTCATGATTTGAAAGATATTGAACAATTATTAATTCAAACAGAAGGAACAGGAGTAGATGTTTATACTCACTCTGAAATGTTACCAGCTCATTACTATCCACAATTAAAGAAATATTCTCATTTAGTAGGTAACTACGGAAATGCTTGGTGGAAGCAAAGAGAAGAATTTGCAAGTTTTAATGGACCAATACTTATGACTACTAACTGTATCGTACCTCCAACTGATAAAGATGAGTATAAAGATAGAATGTATACTACAGGTGCAGCAGGATTTGAAGGATGTACTCATATTGCTGCTGATGAAAATGGAAAGAAAGATTTCTCAGTAATTATTGAACAAGCTAAGAAATGTGCATCTCCAACTCAAATAGAAGAAGGAGAAATTATCGGTGGATTTGCTCATAATCAAGTATTAGCGTTAGCTGATAAGGTAGTTGAAGCAGTTAAAACTGGAGCTATAAAGAAATTCTTTGTTATGGCAGGTTGTGATGGAAGACACAAAACTAGATCATATTATACAGATTTTGCAAAGGCTCTTCCAAAAGATACTGTTATATTAACAGCAGGTTGTGCGAAATACAAATATAATAAATTAGACTTAGGAGATATCGGTGGAATTCCTAGAGTATTAGATGCGGGACAATGTAATGATTCTTACTCATTAGCATTAATTGCATTAAAATTAAAAGAAGTATTTGAACTTGAAGATATAAATGAATTACCAATAGCATTTAATATTGCATGGTATGAACAAAAAGCAGTAATAGTTCTTTTATCTTTATTACACTTAGGAGTAAAGAATATTCACTTAGGACCAACACTTCCAGCATTCCTTTCAGCAAATGTAGCTAATGTTTTAGTAGAAAACTTTGGTATTGGTGGAATTACAAATGTTGAAGATGATATAGAAATGTTCTTAAAATAA
- a CDS encoding MarR family winged helix-turn-helix transcriptional regulator — translation MGKYDNIKLENQLCFSLYAASREIIKLYKPCLDKFNLTYTQYIAMLVLWEDEKSTVKEIGKKLHLDSGTLTPLLKKIESMGLINRYRDVKDDRVVIVELTDKGKELKDEIICVPCEMVAKVKLDKEKAIELKKSLDDLLKSLE, via the coding sequence ATGGGAAAGTATGATAATATCAAATTAGAAAACCAACTTTGTTTTTCTTTATATGCAGCGTCAAGAGAGATAATTAAGTTATATAAGCCATGTCTTGATAAATTCAATCTTACATATACACAATATATAGCAATGCTTGTGTTATGGGAGGATGAAAAAAGCACAGTTAAAGAAATAGGAAAAAAACTTCATTTAGATTCAGGTACATTAACTCCTTTATTAAAGAAAATTGAAAGTATGGGTCTAATAAATAGATATAGAGATGTAAAGGATGATAGAGTAGTTATTGTTGAATTAACTGACAAGGGGAAAGAATTAAAGGATGAGATTATTTGTGTACCATGTGAAATGGTAGCTAAAGTAAAACTTGATAAAGAAAAAGCTATAGAATTAAAAAAATCACTAGATGATTTATTGAAATCTTTAGAGTAA
- the deoC gene encoding deoxyribose-phosphate aldolase: MTSSEILKHVDHTLLKAFATWEDIQKICDESIEYKTASICIPACYISRIHEKYGDKVNICTVVGFPLGYSETVAKVAETKKALEDGANEIDMVINISDVKNRLYEKVTEEIATLKKVVGDKILKVIIETCYLTEEEKIEMCKAVTKAGADYIKTSTGFGTGGATIEDVRLFKKHIGKNVKIKAAGGVRSVEDLEAFLNEGCERIGTSSAISLIQGQQTGEY, encoded by the coding sequence ATGACAAGTTCAGAAATTTTAAAACACGTTGATCACACTTTATTAAAAGCATTTGCTACATGGGAGGATATTCAAAAGATATGTGATGAATCTATTGAATATAAAACAGCTTCTATATGTATACCAGCTTGTTATATTTCACGTATTCACGAAAAGTACGGAGATAAAGTTAATATTTGTACTGTAGTAGGTTTTCCTTTAGGTTATAGTGAAACAGTAGCAAAAGTGGCTGAAACTAAAAAAGCACTTGAAGATGGTGCAAATGAAATTGACATGGTAATTAATATTTCAGATGTTAAAAATAGATTATATGAAAAAGTTACTGAAGAAATTGCAACTTTAAAGAAAGTTGTTGGAGATAAGATATTAAAAGTTATTATTGAAACTTGTTATTTAACAGAAGAAGAAAAAATAGAAATGTGTAAGGCTGTAACTAAAGCAGGTGCAGATTATATTAAAACATCTACTGGATTTGGTACAGGTGGTGCAACAATAGAAGATGTACGATTGTTTAAGAAACATATTGGAAAGAATGTTAAGATTAAAGCAGCAGGTGGAGTAAGAAGCGTTGAAGATCTTGAAGCATTCTTAAATGAAGGTTGTGAAAGAATAGGAACAAGTTCAGCAATCAGTCTTATACAAGGACAACAAACAGGAGAATACTAA